One Anolis carolinensis isolate JA03-04 chromosome 4, rAnoCar3.1.pri, whole genome shotgun sequence DNA window includes the following coding sequences:
- the id4 gene encoding DNA-binding protein inhibitor ID-4, translating to MKAVSPVRHPNRKALASGCCCGGGGGGGGGSDGGGGGGGGDLPLGFLSDPGCLKGNEVDEPAALCLQCDMNDCYSRLRKLVPTIPPHKRVSKVEILQHVIDYILDLQLALETHPALLRQQQQQPLPQQPPQQQQQQLLAPHQAPRTPLTALNVDPAAAVNKQGDSILCR from the coding sequence ATGAAGGCGGTGAGTCCCGTCCGGCACCCGAATAGGAAGGCGCTGGCTAGCGGCTGCTGTtgtggaggcggaggaggaggaggaggaggcagcgatggaggcggaggaggaggaggaggcgatctTCCCTTGGGTTTCCTCTCCGATCCGGGCTGCTTGAAGGGAAACGAAGTGGACGAGCCGGCCGCGCTGTGCCTCCAGTGCGACATGAATGACTGCTACAGCCGCCTCCGGAAGCTGGTGCCCACCATCCCGCCCCACAAGCGGGTCAGCAAAGTGGAGATCCTCCAGCACGTCATCGACTACATCCTCGACCTGCAGCTGGCCCTGGAGACGCACCCGGCCCTCCttcggcagcagcagcagcagcctctcCCGCAGCAGCCTccccaacagcagcagcagcagctccttGCGCCCCACCAAGCGCCCAGGACCCCGCTCACCGCCCTCAACGTCGACCCG